In Terriglobales bacterium, the following are encoded in one genomic region:
- a CDS encoding tetratricopeptide repeat protein yields the protein MATANLVGTGANKGLLIWMMAGVLVVCVASAPAQTRKTGSHRRIPSDETLAARAVTEAEADIEKKDWAAAERELREAVAKDAKNYRAWFDLGFVFNETDRRPEAIDAYRKSVAAQPDVFESTLNLGMLLAASGSAEAETFLRAATKLKPTEKPQEGWARTWGVLGDVLKEKNPAEALSAYAEAAKFDPKDPRPRLAAGGVLERQGNLKAAETEFQKALELDPNSAEALEGLVQVHTQGKRWAEAEAALRQLLKLEPANAAARVQLGRVLMELGRKDEGVAELEAAAKDSTDPVAERELAAFYLEAKQYEPAALHYRRLLSRDPKNAELHHALGLVLTGQGKFAEAEAVLVAAVNSDPKLKEAYFDLAFAAQRNKDYATAIQALDTRARFYPENPGTYFMRATAYDSLKDFKQAAQNYHQFLLVANGKYPDEEWKARHRLKAIEPK from the coding sequence ATGGCAACGGCAAACCTCGTGGGAACGGGCGCAAATAAGGGACTGCTGATCTGGATGATGGCCGGCGTGCTGGTGGTCTGCGTAGCCAGCGCTCCGGCACAGACGCGGAAGACCGGCTCGCATCGGCGCATCCCGTCGGACGAGACTCTGGCGGCGCGGGCGGTGACGGAGGCGGAAGCGGACATCGAGAAGAAGGATTGGGCGGCCGCGGAGCGCGAGCTGCGCGAGGCGGTGGCCAAGGACGCGAAGAACTATCGCGCCTGGTTCGACCTGGGCTTCGTTTTCAACGAGACCGACCGGCGCCCCGAGGCCATCGACGCCTACCGCAAGTCGGTGGCGGCGCAGCCGGATGTCTTCGAATCCACCTTGAATCTGGGGATGCTGCTTGCCGCCTCCGGGAGCGCGGAGGCGGAAACCTTCCTGCGCGCCGCCACCAAGCTCAAGCCCACCGAGAAGCCGCAGGAGGGATGGGCGCGGACCTGGGGAGTCCTGGGCGACGTCTTGAAGGAGAAGAACCCCGCTGAAGCCCTGAGCGCCTATGCCGAGGCGGCGAAGTTCGATCCCAAGGATCCCAGGCCACGTCTTGCCGCCGGAGGAGTGCTGGAGCGGCAAGGCAACCTCAAGGCCGCCGAGACGGAGTTCCAAAAGGCTCTCGAGCTCGATCCCAACTCCGCGGAGGCGCTGGAAGGGCTGGTGCAGGTCCATACCCAGGGCAAGCGGTGGGCAGAGGCGGAGGCCGCCCTGCGCCAACTTTTGAAGCTGGAGCCGGCCAATGCCGCCGCACGCGTGCAGCTGGGGCGCGTCTTGATGGAACTGGGGCGAAAGGATGAGGGTGTGGCGGAGCTGGAGGCGGCCGCCAAGGACTCCACCGACCCGGTGGCGGAGCGCGAGCTGGCGGCGTTCTATCTCGAAGCCAAGCAGTACGAACCGGCGGCGCTGCACTACCGGCGGCTGCTGTCGCGCGATCCCAAGAATGCCGAACTGCACCATGCCTTGGGGCTAGTGCTCACCGGCCAGGGAAAGTTCGCTGAGGCGGAGGCCGTACTCGTAGCGGCGGTGAATTCCGATCCCAAGCTGAAGGAAGCCTACTTCGACCTGGCATTCGCCGCCCAGCGCAACAAGGACTACGCCACCGCCATCCAGGCCCTGGACACGCGCGCCCGCTTCTATCCCGAGAACCCGGGGACGTACTTCATGCGGGCCACTGCCTACGACAGCCTGAAAGACTTCAAGCAGGCGGCCCAGAACTACCATCAGTTCCTGCTGGTGGCCAACGGCAAGTATCCCGACGAGGAGTGGAAGGCCCGTCATCGCCTGAAGGCGATCGAGCCCAAGTAG
- the uvrA gene encoding excinuclease ABC subunit UvrA has product MPTESIVVRGARVHNLKNIDFEIPHNTLTVVTGVSGSGKSSLAFDTIYAEGQRRYVESLSAYARQFLERIEKPDVDFIDGIAPAIAIRQKNTTRNPRSTVATATEIYDYLRLLFARVGTTYCRQCGAEVKKDTVDEVAGRVLQLGEGVRLNVLFPLQVPATSPAPPGKPRGKSKKVETAAALKDAVALKARLFELRRRGFNRLYQGGWIFEFSTPESLLDVDFAQPVFLLVDRIAVAPDVRARLVDAAEICYRESGEAIFETVPRDGAPPETLRFAQRFECKQCRLRYDEPEARLFSFNNPYGACPRCQGFGNTIDFDLDLVIPDKSKTLTEGAIEPWTKPKYRFLLTELKRVARAKDVPLDVPWSRLEPESQRLVLEGDGKFSGVQGFFKHLERKKYKLHVRVFLSRYRGYATCPECQGARLREEARLVRITGKNICDLCRMTVEQAATFFARLELRPQQMDIAGKILEEIRDRLKFLNEVGLEYLTLERLSSTLSGGEAQRIQLATSLGSRLVGTLYVLDEPSIGLHSRDTKRLIQILHELRDLGNTILVVEHDAEIMRAADRILDLGPGAGESGGKVIAAGTYAQIRRTATSLTGRYLSGDLRIQLPTGRRKPDSRQLRLRGARAHNLKNLDVTIPLGMVVAVTGVSGSGKSSLVHDVLYQALAAMKGQSSGVGAAQPWFDKVEGAQFLDEVVLVDQSPIGRTPRSNPVTYIKAFDGIRDLFASLPESQKRRFPPGHFSFNVPGGRCETCQGDGTVTVEMQFLADVELICEECKGTRYKPEVLEIRYRGKNIHEVLNLTVREALRFFAAVSRVTEKLRVLEEIGLGYLRLGQSATTLSGGEAQRMKLAAHLGPAGREAARPKRGPASKREAPPRRVLYLFDEPTTGLHFDDVSKLLAAFRRLVEAGGSVLVIEHNLDVVKTADWVIDLGPEGGEGGGQIVAAGTPEAIAKAPHSHTGKFLASILYGNGKPRGNGRK; this is encoded by the coding sequence ATGCCCACCGAAAGCATCGTGGTCCGCGGCGCCCGCGTCCATAACCTCAAGAATATCGACTTCGAGATCCCCCACAACACCCTGACGGTGGTGACCGGGGTTTCGGGCTCGGGCAAATCCTCGCTCGCTTTCGACACCATCTACGCCGAGGGGCAGCGGCGGTACGTGGAGTCGCTCTCCGCCTACGCGCGGCAGTTCCTGGAGCGCATCGAGAAGCCGGACGTGGACTTCATCGACGGCATCGCGCCCGCCATCGCCATCCGGCAGAAGAACACCACGCGCAACCCGCGCTCCACCGTGGCCACCGCCACCGAGATCTACGACTACCTGCGGCTGTTGTTCGCCCGCGTGGGCACCACCTACTGCCGGCAGTGCGGCGCCGAGGTCAAGAAGGACACGGTGGACGAGGTGGCCGGCCGCGTTCTGCAGTTAGGCGAAGGCGTGCGGCTGAACGTGCTCTTCCCGCTGCAAGTGCCCGCCACGTCGCCCGCGCCCCCGGGAAAGCCTCGCGGGAAAAGCAAGAAAGTGGAGACGGCCGCAGCCTTGAAGGATGCCGTCGCTCTCAAGGCCCGACTTTTCGAGCTGCGGCGGCGGGGCTTCAACCGGCTCTACCAGGGTGGCTGGATCTTCGAGTTCTCGACGCCGGAGTCGTTGCTCGACGTGGATTTCGCGCAGCCGGTGTTTCTCCTGGTGGACCGGATCGCGGTCGCGCCTGACGTGCGGGCGCGTTTGGTGGATGCGGCCGAGATCTGCTACCGCGAATCCGGCGAGGCCATCTTTGAGACCGTGCCGCGGGACGGCGCGCCGCCTGAGACCCTGCGCTTCGCCCAGCGCTTCGAGTGCAAGCAGTGCCGCCTGCGCTACGACGAGCCCGAAGCGCGCCTGTTCTCCTTCAACAATCCCTACGGCGCCTGCCCGCGCTGCCAGGGCTTCGGCAACACCATCGACTTCGATCTCGACCTGGTCATCCCGGACAAATCGAAGACGCTGACCGAGGGCGCCATCGAGCCCTGGACCAAACCTAAGTACCGCTTCCTGCTCACCGAGCTGAAACGCGTGGCCCGCGCAAAGGACGTCCCGCTCGACGTGCCCTGGTCGCGCCTGGAGCCGGAGTCGCAGCGATTGGTGCTCGAGGGCGACGGCAAGTTCTCCGGCGTCCAGGGCTTCTTCAAGCATCTGGAGCGCAAGAAGTACAAGCTGCACGTGCGCGTCTTCCTGAGCCGCTACCGCGGATACGCCACCTGCCCCGAGTGCCAGGGTGCGCGGCTGCGGGAGGAGGCGCGCCTGGTGCGCATCACCGGGAAGAACATCTGCGACCTCTGCCGCATGACGGTGGAGCAGGCCGCGACCTTCTTCGCCAGACTGGAGTTGCGCCCGCAGCAGATGGACATCGCGGGAAAAATCCTGGAGGAGATCCGCGACCGGCTGAAGTTCCTGAACGAGGTCGGCCTGGAATACCTGACGCTCGAACGCTTGTCTTCGACGCTTTCGGGCGGCGAGGCGCAACGCATCCAGTTGGCCACCTCCCTGGGCTCGCGCCTGGTGGGAACGCTTTACGTCCTCGACGAGCCTTCCATCGGCCTGCACTCGCGCGACACCAAACGGCTCATCCAGATCCTGCACGAACTGCGCGACCTGGGAAACACCATCCTGGTGGTGGAGCACGATGCTGAGATTATGCGCGCGGCCGACCGCATCCTCGACCTGGGCCCGGGCGCGGGGGAGAGCGGCGGGAAGGTGATCGCCGCCGGGACCTACGCGCAGATCCGGCGCACGGCTACTTCCCTCACCGGCCGATATTTGTCCGGGGACCTTCGCATCCAGCTCCCCACGGGCCGCCGCAAGCCGGATTCCCGGCAGCTCCGGCTGCGCGGCGCGCGCGCTCACAACCTGAAGAACCTCGATGTGACCATCCCGCTGGGCATGGTGGTAGCGGTTACCGGAGTCTCGGGTTCGGGCAAGTCCTCGCTGGTGCACGACGTCCTCTATCAGGCGCTGGCGGCGATGAAGGGCCAGAGCAGCGGCGTGGGTGCGGCGCAGCCCTGGTTCGACAAAGTCGAAGGCGCCCAGTTCCTCGACGAAGTGGTGCTGGTGGACCAGTCGCCCATCGGACGCACGCCGCGCTCGAATCCGGTGACCTACATCAAGGCCTTCGACGGCATCCGCGACCTGTTCGCTTCCCTGCCCGAGTCCCAGAAGCGGCGCTTCCCCCCCGGCCACTTCTCCTTCAACGTTCCCGGCGGCCGCTGCGAGACCTGCCAGGGCGACGGCACGGTCACGGTGGAGATGCAGTTCCTGGCGGACGTGGAGCTGATCTGCGAGGAGTGCAAGGGCACGCGCTACAAACCCGAGGTGCTCGAGATCCGCTATCGCGGGAAGAACATCCATGAAGTCCTGAACCTCACGGTGCGAGAGGCACTGCGGTTCTTCGCCGCCGTGTCCCGCGTCACCGAGAAGCTGCGCGTGCTGGAGGAGATTGGACTGGGTTACCTGCGGCTGGGACAGTCGGCGACCACGCTTTCCGGTGGCGAGGCCCAGCGCATGAAGCTGGCGGCGCACCTCGGGCCGGCAGGCCGCGAGGCCGCCCGTCCCAAGCGCGGGCCAGCCAGCAAGCGTGAGGCTCCCCCGCGGCGTGTGCTCTACCTTTTCGACGAACCCACCACCGGCCTGCACTTCGATGACGTCAGCAAGCTGCTGGCGGCCTTCCGGCGGCTGGTGGAGGCCGGAGGCTCGGTGCTGGTGATCGAGCATAACCTGGACGTGGTGAAGACCGCGGACTGGGTGATCGACCTGGGCCCCGAGGGCGGCGAGGGTGGCGGACAGATCGTCGCCGCCGGGACTCCGGAGGCCATCGCCAAGGCCCCGCACTCGCACACCGGGAAGTTCCTTGCGAGTATCCTATATGGCAACGGCAAACCTCGTGGGAACGGGCGCAAATAA